Proteins encoded within one genomic window of Thiothrix litoralis:
- a CDS encoding CsbD family protein, with amino-acid sequence MNTNYMSANWHQVKGKVREKFGKLTDDDLLEIGGKVEVLVGKLQERYNFSLEEAEAAITGLKIDAEGMKLETNL; translated from the coding sequence ATGAATACGAACTATATGTCAGCAAACTGGCATCAAGTGAAAGGCAAAGTGCGCGAGAAATTCGGTAAATTGACTGATGATGATTTACTGGAAATCGGCGGCAAGGTTGAAGTGCTTGTCGGTAAATTACAAGAACGTTATAACTTTAGCCTTGAAGAAGCTGAAGCCGCCATCACTGGCTTAAAAATTGATGCCGAAGGCATGAAGCTCGAAACGAATCTTTAA
- a CDS encoding sll1863 family stress response protein, which yields MNTKEDYQQKVEAELALAQAKLAEFQAHAKVVSADTRISYNKQMSELEQRFDDTKARLKELGEASDGAWEDLKEGVETAWNAWSTSVQHAAAKFKA from the coding sequence ATGAATACTAAAGAAGACTATCAACAAAAAGTCGAAGCCGAGTTAGCCTTGGCTCAAGCTAAATTAGCCGAGTTCCAAGCCCATGCCAAAGTAGTGTCAGCCGATACCCGCATCAGCTATAACAAGCAGATGAGTGAACTTGAACAACGGTTTGATGACACCAAAGCCAGATTGAAAGAGCTGGGCGAAGCCAGTGATGGCGCATGGGAGGATCTTAAAGAGGGTGTGGAAACAGCGTGGAATGCGTGGAGTACTTCCGTTCAACATGCTGCCGCCAAGTTCAAAGCCTGA
- a CDS encoding GH36-type glycosyl hydrolase domain-containing protein: MKAKPKTLLSSIRVWGAQSFRVNAVRDHTKETQPLRAELFSADQMERHGRTLADTHHLTQQSVQDQLLDRLSDNEAVLVECSRVLTATVSANRRLTPAGEWLLDNFYLIDEQIRTAKRHLPQGYSRELPRLSDGVSSGLPRVYDIALENIAHGDGRVDPDSLSRFVTAYQSVTPLKLGELWAIPIMLRLALIENLRRIAARITADKIDQDLADTWANRMVEAAEQDPKSLIIVIADMARSNPPMTTPFVAELVRRLQWQSAALGLPLSWIEQLLAESHLTIEQLVQIESQQQAADQVSIGNSIGSLRFLGSMDWQAFVETMSVVEQTLCNDPGSAYRAMDFATRDRYRHVVEKIAKYTDYSEGEVAQLAVQLAHAAAASHGETDRTAHVGFYLIDAGLPQLEQAAQTRLPLLAKLQRVVCCLPLLSFVGGIALLTLLFTGGLLLQAHAEGVQGWHLVLLGILSALATSYLSVALVNWLATLLTTPYALPRMDFSEGIPLPSRTLVVVPTMLSNAASIESMMETLEVRFLANRDAHLHFGLLTDFLDAPEEVLAGDAALLQLAQTGIDHLNAKYPGESGDTFFLFHRPRRWNPHAQVWMGYERKRGKLADLNALLRGGAKDAFALIVGDITPLAGVKYVITLDTDTQLPRDAARQFVGTLAHPLNHAVYDPAKQRVTQGYGILQPCVSVSLSAPNLSHYARLYGGDSGIDPYTRAVSDVYQDVFNEGSFIGKGIYDVDAFEQALGERLPENRILSHDLLEGCYARSGLLSDVLLYEEYPNRYSADVNRRHRWIRGDWQLLGWLLPTVSGLGQKRHKNPLSWLSRWKVFDNLRRSLTAAALTLLLLLGWTVLPDAGFWTLAVLAILLIPSVSASLLSLVRKPTDLLLSQHLAAEMRAAEGHFSQAALTLICLPYEAYFSLDAILRTLWRMGVSKQRLLEWNPSSEANRDSTKLVDTYRTMWIAPFIAVTAGLYLVLTRPEALLVAAPILLAWWLAPAILWWVSEPLARRTSKLTPDQTVFLRKTARKTWAYFEHLVGVQDNWLPPDNYQVYREVGVAHRTSPTNMGMALLANLAAYDFGYLPLGGLIERTANTLRTMERLERYHGHFYNWYDTQSLQPLLPMYVSTVDSGNLGGHLLTLQPGLLALPDQPILAVRWLEGLQDTVGVLLDNTSDLTPPPLIPLRTALEAAASTRPTTLTAVKRCLEHLSDLAVGDTSEWALALAWQCRAHLDDLRLLVPDGVGDDFAGIPTLRELLLIPASRQQAQERIAALEQLALQASALACMQYDFLYDKPRRLFAIGYNVTERHRDASYYDLLASEARLCSFVTIAQQQVPQESWFALGRLLITTDGEPTLLSWSGSMFEYLMPLLVMPTYANTLIDQTYHAVVQRQIAYGKQRGVPWGTSESGYNIVDVHLNYQYRAFGVPGLGLKRGLAEDLVIAPYASAMALMVDPEAACQNLQRLAADGMVGKFGFYEAVDYTPSRQRRGEERVVIQSFMAHHQGMSLLALAYLLLDRPMQRRFAANPPFQATLLLLQERIPKATAFYTQAAEVSEILLASSEPQIPIRVLNNPNTLLPEVQLLSNGHYHVMVTNAGGGYSRCKDLAVTRWHEDTTRDHWGTFCYIRDVASGAFWSTAHQPTLVPAEHYEAIFSEGRAEFRRRDHDFDTHLDIVVSPEDDIELRRVRITNDSPLRRTIEVTSYAEVVLASAASDTLHPAFSKLFVQTEIVDPLQAILCTRRPRALDEHSPWLFHLMAVHEGDSSGISYETDRAQFIGRGKTLVAPHAMTAVDHLSGSVGAVLDPIVAIRHRITLEPEASVTLDMVIGIAATREASLQLVEKYRDRRLANRVFDLAWTHSQVVLRQLNASEAEAQLYARLANLVIYSHALLRADASTLISNHRGQSGLWAHAISGDLPIVLLQIKDLDNIELVRQLVKAHAYWRLKGLTVDLVIWNEDREGYRQVLQEQIMGLIAWGVEAHVIDRPGGIFVRHADQISSEDRILIQSVARAILSDSKGSLTDQVNRWSLTEVRVPPFKPSRYPFHDPQAVGSLLPRDDLILFNGLGGFTADGREYVMTPAADQTTPAPWVNVLANPHFGTVISESGQAYTWRENAHEYRLTPWHNDPVSDLSGEALYLRDEDSGEFWSPTALPCPGAGAYISRHGFGYSVFEHNENGIYSELTVFVALDASVKFSVLKVRNASGRTRQLSATGYVEWVLGDLTPKSAPHIITECTAPIGALFARNPYSMEFAERVAFFAVDDRNHTFTGDRAEFIGRNGTLRHPAALQRAYLSGKVGAALDPCAAIQVSFELAAGHEREIVFKLGAGRDMHDAQALVQRFRGVEATRNALKQVQDYWVKTLSTVQVETPDAAVNMLANGWLLYQTLGCRLWGRSGYYQSGGAFGFRDQLQDVMALVHAEPDKVREHLLLCAGHQFAEGDVQHWWHPPSDRGVRTQCSDDYLWLPLVTCRYILTTGDRAVLDEPRGFLSGRAVNAGEDSYYDLPGHSAEVASLYQHCVRAILHGLRLGEHGLPLMGSGDWNDGMNLVGIEGKGESIWLGFFLCEVLGQFAELARLHNDIPFAERCQQERYQLHQNLERHGWDGEWYRRAYFDDGTPLGSSTNPECQIDSIAQSWSVLSGIGSPERSLQAMQSLNTHLVRRDHALVQLLDPPFNTSDLNPGYIRGYVPGVRENGGQYTHAAIWAAMAFARLGDSERAWELLGMINPVNHGTSADGIATYKVEPYVVAADVYGIAPHTGRGGWTWYTGSASWMYRLITESLLGLRREGDSLRFEPCLPPDWAGFKMLYRYRETLYHIVISLLNAEDNDSRVTLDGVNQPDGIIPLLDDHIEHYVEVKITSIY, translated from the coding sequence ATGAAAGCCAAGCCTAAAACCCTGTTAAGCAGTATCCGTGTCTGGGGGGCGCAATCTTTCCGTGTCAATGCAGTGCGGGATCACACCAAAGAAACCCAACCGTTACGTGCCGAACTCTTCAGCGCCGACCAGATGGAACGCCACGGCAGAACCTTGGCAGACACGCACCACCTCACCCAACAATCGGTGCAGGATCAACTTCTTGACCGCCTCTCTGACAACGAAGCCGTGCTGGTGGAATGTTCCCGCGTGTTAACCGCCACGGTCAGTGCCAACCGCAGGCTCACCCCGGCGGGTGAATGGTTGCTGGACAATTTCTATTTGATAGATGAGCAAATCCGCACCGCCAAACGCCATTTGCCGCAAGGTTACAGCCGCGAACTGCCGCGTTTGTCGGACGGCGTATCCAGCGGATTGCCGCGTGTGTATGACATTGCGCTGGAAAACATTGCACACGGCGATGGGCGCGTTGACCCTGACAGCCTCAGCCGTTTCGTCACGGCTTACCAGAGCGTCACACCCCTCAAGCTGGGGGAGTTGTGGGCAATCCCCATCATGTTACGCTTGGCACTGATCGAAAACCTGCGGCGCATTGCCGCACGGATTACGGCTGACAAAATTGACCAGGATCTGGCCGATACGTGGGCAAATCGCATGGTTGAGGCAGCGGAACAAGACCCCAAAAGCCTGATTATTGTCATTGCGGATATGGCGCGTTCCAACCCGCCGATGACCACCCCGTTTGTGGCGGAATTGGTGCGCCGCCTGCAATGGCAGAGTGCCGCGTTGGGCTTGCCATTGAGCTGGATCGAGCAATTGCTGGCAGAATCACACCTGACCATTGAGCAACTGGTGCAGATCGAAAGCCAGCAACAAGCCGCTGATCAAGTGTCGATCGGCAACAGCATCGGCAGCCTGCGCTTTCTTGGCTCGATGGATTGGCAGGCATTCGTCGAAACCATGAGCGTGGTCGAGCAAACCCTGTGCAACGACCCCGGCAGTGCTTACCGCGCCATGGATTTTGCCACCCGCGACCGCTACCGCCACGTAGTGGAAAAAATTGCCAAATACACCGATTATTCCGAAGGCGAAGTCGCGCAATTAGCCGTGCAATTGGCGCACGCCGCCGCAGCAAGTCATGGCGAAACTGATCGTACCGCACACGTTGGCTTTTACCTGATCGACGCGGGCTTACCCCAGCTCGAACAAGCCGCACAAACACGGCTACCCTTACTCGCGAAACTGCAACGGGTGGTTTGCTGCTTACCTCTGCTCTCCTTTGTGGGCGGTATTGCGCTGCTGACGCTGCTGTTTACCGGCGGTTTATTGCTGCAAGCCCATGCCGAGGGTGTACAGGGTTGGCATCTCGTGCTGCTGGGTATCTTGTCGGCGCTAGCTACAAGCTACCTGTCGGTGGCGCTGGTGAACTGGCTGGCAACCTTGCTGACTACCCCGTATGCCTTACCGCGCATGGACTTTTCCGAGGGTATTCCGCTGCCGTCGCGCACCTTGGTGGTTGTGCCCACTATGCTGAGTAACGCTGCCAGCATTGAAAGCATGATGGAGACGTTGGAAGTCCGCTTCCTCGCCAATCGGGATGCCCACCTGCATTTTGGGCTGTTGACCGATTTTCTGGACGCGCCGGAAGAAGTGCTGGCAGGCGATGCGGCGCTGTTGCAGCTAGCCCAAACGGGCATCGACCATCTGAATGCCAAATATCCGGGCGAATCGGGTGACACTTTCTTCCTGTTTCACCGCCCGCGCCGCTGGAATCCACACGCTCAAGTGTGGATGGGCTACGAACGTAAACGCGGCAAACTGGCGGATTTGAATGCGCTGCTACGCGGCGGTGCAAAAGACGCTTTCGCGCTGATCGTGGGGGACATCACGCCGCTCGCTGGGGTCAAGTACGTGATTACCCTCGACACCGATACCCAGCTTCCGCGTGACGCTGCTCGCCAATTCGTCGGCACGCTGGCGCATCCGCTCAACCACGCGGTTTACGACCCTGCCAAACAACGGGTGACGCAAGGTTACGGCATCTTGCAACCCTGCGTCAGCGTGAGCCTTTCCGCTCCGAACCTGTCGCATTATGCCCGTTTGTATGGCGGCGATTCTGGCATCGACCCTTACACCCGCGCCGTTTCTGATGTGTATCAGGATGTGTTTAACGAAGGCTCGTTCATCGGTAAAGGCATCTACGACGTGGATGCGTTCGAGCAAGCCTTGGGCGAACGGCTGCCGGAAAACCGCATTCTCAGCCACGACCTACTGGAAGGCTGTTATGCGCGATCAGGGCTGCTCAGTGATGTGTTGTTGTATGAAGAATATCCCAACCGTTACAGTGCCGATGTGAACCGTCGGCATCGCTGGATTCGCGGTGACTGGCAGTTACTGGGCTGGTTATTACCCACCGTGTCGGGCTTGGGGCAAAAGCGCCACAAAAACCCGTTGTCGTGGCTGTCACGCTGGAAAGTATTCGACAACCTGCGGCGCAGTCTTACGGCGGCGGCCTTGACGCTGTTGTTGCTGCTGGGCTGGACAGTGTTGCCAGACGCGGGTTTCTGGACGCTGGCAGTGCTGGCGATTTTGCTGATTCCCTCGGTGAGTGCGTCCTTGTTGAGTCTGGTGCGCAAACCGACGGATCTGCTACTGAGCCAACACCTTGCGGCTGAAATGCGGGCGGCGGAAGGGCATTTTTCCCAAGCAGCACTGACGCTGATTTGCTTGCCATACGAAGCCTATTTCAGTCTGGATGCGATTCTACGCACGCTGTGGCGGATGGGAGTTTCCAAGCAACGGCTGCTGGAATGGAACCCGTCGAGCGAAGCCAACCGCGACAGCACCAAGCTGGTGGATACTTACCGCACCATGTGGATTGCGCCATTCATTGCCGTGACCGCTGGCTTGTATTTGGTACTGACCCGCCCGGAAGCCTTGCTGGTGGCAGCGCCTATCCTGCTGGCGTGGTGGTTAGCGCCTGCCATCCTTTGGTGGGTGAGTGAACCACTGGCTCGGCGTACCAGCAAGCTTACACCAGACCAGACCGTGTTTTTGCGGAAGACTGCCCGCAAGACGTGGGCTTACTTTGAGCATTTGGTCGGGGTGCAAGATAACTGGCTGCCGCCGGATAACTATCAGGTGTACCGTGAGGTGGGCGTGGCGCACCGTACTTCGCCGACCAATATGGGCATGGCGTTGTTGGCGAATTTGGCGGCTTACGATTTTGGTTACTTGCCGCTGGGTGGGCTGATTGAGCGCACTGCGAATACGTTACGCACAATGGAGCGTCTGGAGCGTTACCACGGGCATTTTTACAACTGGTATGACACGCAATCGCTGCAACCCTTGTTGCCGATGTACGTGTCCACGGTGGATAGCGGCAATCTGGGTGGTCATTTGCTGACCTTGCAACCGGGGTTGCTGGCTTTGCCGGATCAACCGATTCTGGCGGTGCGTTGGCTGGAAGGCTTGCAAGATACGGTCGGGGTTTTGCTGGATAATACGTCTGATCTGACGCCACCACCCTTGATTCCGCTGCGCACGGCGTTGGAAGCGGCGGCTAGCACGCGCCCAACCACACTCACAGCGGTCAAGCGCTGCTTGGAACACCTCAGCGACCTTGCGGTAGGCGATACCAGCGAATGGGCGCTTGCTTTGGCTTGGCAGTGTCGGGCGCATCTGGATGATTTGCGCCTGCTGGTGCCGGATGGGGTGGGTGATGACTTTGCGGGCATTCCGACCTTGCGGGAATTGTTGCTGATTCCGGCCAGCCGTCAGCAGGCGCAGGAGCGCATCGCGGCGCTGGAACAATTGGCGTTACAGGCCAGTGCTCTGGCGTGTATGCAATACGATTTCCTTTACGACAAGCCGCGCCGCTTGTTTGCTATTGGCTACAACGTGACGGAACGCCACCGCGACGCGAGTTATTACGACTTGCTGGCCTCGGAAGCGCGGCTGTGCAGTTTCGTGACGATTGCACAGCAACAAGTGCCGCAAGAAAGCTGGTTTGCCTTAGGGCGGCTGCTGATTACCACCGATGGCGAGCCAACGCTGCTGTCGTGGAGCGGCTCGATGTTTGAATACCTGATGCCCTTGCTGGTGATGCCAACCTATGCCAATACCCTGATTGACCAGACCTACCATGCAGTGGTGCAACGCCAGATTGCGTATGGCAAGCAGCGCGGCGTGCCGTGGGGTACGTCGGAATCCGGCTATAACATCGTCGATGTGCATCTCAATTACCAATACCGAGCGTTCGGTGTACCCGGTTTGGGGTTGAAACGCGGGCTGGCGGAAGATTTGGTGATTGCTCCGTATGCCTCGGCGATGGCGCTGATGGTTGACCCCGAAGCGGCCTGCCAAAACCTGCAACGCCTCGCGGCTGATGGCATGGTGGGCAAATTTGGCTTTTACGAGGCGGTCGATTACACCCCCTCCCGGCAACGGCGCGGGGAAGAGCGGGTCGTGATCCAGTCGTTCATGGCGCACCATCAAGGCATGAGTTTGTTGGCACTGGCTTATTTGCTGCTGGATCGGCCGATGCAACGCCGTTTTGCGGCGAATCCGCCGTTTCAGGCGACGCTGTTGTTGCTGCAAGAACGCATTCCCAAAGCCACCGCCTTCTATACGCAAGCGGCGGAAGTTTCCGAAATTCTGCTGGCTTCCAGCGAACCGCAAATCCCTATCCGCGTCCTCAATAACCCGAATACGTTGCTCCCGGAAGTGCAGTTGCTTTCCAACGGGCATTATCACGTCATGGTGACCAATGCCGGTGGCGGTTACAGCCGTTGCAAAGATTTGGCTGTCACGCGCTGGCACGAAGACACTACCCGCGATCATTGGGGCACGTTCTGTTACATCCGTGACGTAGCGAGTGGCGCATTCTGGTCAACCGCACATCAACCCACACTGGTTCCGGCAGAGCATTACGAAGCGATTTTCTCGGAAGGTCGTGCGGAATTCCGTCGCCGTGACCACGATTTCGATACGCACCTCGACATTGTGGTGTCGCCGGAAGACGACATTGAATTGCGCCGGGTGCGTATCACCAATGACTCACCGCTACGCCGTACCATTGAAGTCACCAGTTACGCCGAAGTTGTGTTGGCTTCAGCGGCTTCTGACACCTTGCACCCGGCGTTCAGCAAGCTGTTTGTGCAAACCGAAATCGTTGACCCGTTGCAAGCCATTCTGTGTACCCGTCGCCCGCGCGCCCTCGATGAACACAGCCCGTGGCTATTCCATTTAATGGCGGTACATGAAGGCGATTCCAGCGGCATTTCCTATGAAACCGACCGGGCGCAATTCATTGGGCGGGGCAAAACCCTCGTTGCCCCGCACGCCATGACCGCCGTCGATCATCTGTCCGGCAGCGTGGGCGCAGTGCTTGACCCCATCGTCGCCATCCGCCACCGCATTACCCTCGAACCCGAAGCCTCGGTCACGCTCGATATGGTCATCGGCATTGCCGCTACCCGTGAAGCTAGCTTGCAACTGGTGGAAAAATACCGTGACCGCCGCCTCGCTAACCGCGTATTCGATCTGGCGTGGACGCACAGCCAAGTGGTATTACGCCAGCTCAATGCCAGCGAAGCGGAAGCGCAACTCTATGCACGCTTGGCCAATTTAGTGATTTATTCTCACGCCTTGCTGCGGGCGGATGCCAGCACCTTGATCAGCAATCACCGGGGGCAATCCGGCCTGTGGGCGCACGCCATTTCCGGCGACTTGCCGATTGTGCTGTTGCAAATCAAGGATCTGGACAATATCGAGCTGGTACGCCAGTTGGTCAAAGCCCATGCGTACTGGCGCTTGAAAGGCTTAACGGTCGATCTGGTGATCTGGAACGAAGACCGCGAAGGCTACCGTCAGGTGCTGCAAGAACAAATCATGGGGCTGATTGCGTGGGGTGTGGAAGCGCACGTGATCGACCGCCCCGGTGGTATTTTTGTACGCCATGCTGACCAGATTTCCAGCGAAGACCGCATCCTGATCCAATCCGTTGCCCGCGCCATTCTCAGTGACAGCAAAGGTTCGCTGACGGATCAAGTGAATCGCTGGAGCTTGACGGAGGTGCGCGTGCCGCCTTTCAAACCCAGCCGTTATCCTTTCCATGACCCGCAAGCTGTGGGCAGTTTGTTGCCGCGTGACGACCTGATCCTGTTCAACGGCTTGGGCGGCTTCACCGCTGATGGGCGCGAATACGTGATGACCCCCGCCGCCGACCAGACGACACCCGCGCCGTGGGTGAATGTGCTGGCTAATCCTCACTTTGGCACGGTGATTTCCGAGAGCGGACAGGCGTATACATGGCGCGAAAATGCCCACGAATACCGCCTGACCCCGTGGCATAACGACCCGGTGAGCGATTTAAGCGGCGAAGCCCTGTATTTGCGTGATGAAGACAGCGGCGAGTTCTGGTCGCCCACCGCGTTACCGTGTCCGGGAGCGGGGGCGTATATCAGCCGCCACGGTTTTGGCTACAGCGTGTTTGAACACAACGAAAACGGCATTTATTCGGAACTCACGGTGTTTGTAGCGCTGGATGCCTCGGTCAAATTCTCGGTATTGAAGGTGCGCAACGCCTCAGGCCGCACCCGCCAGCTTTCGGCGACGGGTTACGTGGAATGGGTGCTGGGCGATTTAACCCCGAAATCAGCCCCGCATATCATTACCGAATGTACCGCCCCTATCGGCGCATTATTCGCCCGCAACCCTTACAGCATGGAATTTGCGGAACGGGTAGCGTTTTTCGCCGTGGATGATAGGAATCACACCTTCACGGGCGACCGTGCCGAATTCATCGGGCGCAATGGCACGCTGCGTCACCCGGCGGCACTGCAACGGGCTTACCTGTCCGGCAAAGTCGGCGCAGCACTTGACCCTTGCGCGGCTATTCAGGTGTCGTTTGAACTGGCAGCGGGACACGAGCGGGAAATTGTCTTCAAGCTCGGCGCGGGGCGTGATATGCACGATGCTCAAGCCTTGGTGCAACGTTTCCGTGGGGTAGAGGCCACCCGCAATGCCCTCAAACAGGTGCAGGATTATTGGGTAAAAACCTTGAGCACGGTGCAGGTGGAAACGCCCGATGCGGCGGTGAACATGCTGGCCAACGGCTGGCTGTTGTACCAGACGCTGGGTTGCCGTTTGTGGGGGCGCAGCGGTTATTACCAATCCGGTGGCGCATTCGGTTTCCGCGATCAGTTGCAGGATGTGATGGCGCTGGTTCATGCCGAACCGGATAAAGTTCGTGAGCATTTGCTGCTGTGTGCGGGGCATCAGTTTGCGGAAGGCGATGTGCAGCATTGGTGGCATCCGCCATCCGACCGGGGCGTGCGCACCCAGTGTTCCGATGATTATTTGTGGTTGCCGCTGGTGACGTGCCGTTACATCCTGACTACGGGCGACAGGGCAGTGCTGGATGAGCCACGCGGTTTCCTCAGCGGGCGGGCGGTGAATGCCGGGGAAGATTCGTACTACGACTTGCCGGGGCATTCTGCTGAAGTTGCCAGCCTGTACCAGCACTGTGTCCGCGCCATTTTGCACGGCTTGCGCTTGGGTGAACACGGTTTGCCGCTGATGGGGTCGGGCGACTGGAACGATGGCATGAATCTGGTCGGCATCGAGGGCAAGGGCGAAAGCATCTGGCTGGGCTTTTTCCTGTGCGAAGTGCTGGGGCAATTTGCCGAACTGGCACGGCTGCACAATGACATTCCTTTCGCTGAACGTTGCCAGCAGGAACGTTACCAATTGCACCAGAATCTTGAGCGTCACGGCTGGGATGGCGAATGGTATCGCCGCGCTTACTTCGATGACGGCACGCCGTTGGGTTCCAGCACTAACCCGGAATGCCAGATTGATTCGATTGCACAAAGTTGGTCGGTACTCTCCGGGATCGGTTCGCCGGAACGCAGCTTACAGGCCATGCAATCGCTGAATACCCATCTGGTGCGCCGCGATCATGCGCTGGTGCAATTGTTAGACCCGCCGTTCAATACGTCTGACTTGAACCCCGGTTATATTCGGGGCTATGTGCCGGGGGTGCGCGAAAACGGTGGGCAATACACCCATGCCGCGATTTGGGCTGCGATGGCGTTTGCCCGTTTAGGCGACAGCGAACGTGCGTGGGAATTGCTGGGCATGATCAATCCTGTGAACCATGGGACATCCGCAGATGGCATCGCCACCTACAAGGTCGAGCCATACGTGGTAGCGGCGGATGTGTATGGCATTGCACCGCATACCGGGCGTGGTGGTTGGACGTGGTACACCGGTTCGGCAAGCTGGATGTACCGGCTGATCACCGAATCGTTGCTGGGATTGCGGCGCGAAGGCGATAGCTTACGCTTTGAGCCGTGTTTACCGCCAGACTGGGCGGGATTCAAAATGCTGTATCGTTATCGGGAAACGCTTTACCACATTGTGATTTCGCTATTAAACGCTGAAGATAATGACAGTAGGGTGACATTGGATGGTGTGAATCAGCCTGACGGTATTATTCCCTTGCTGGATGACCATATTGAGCATTACGTTGAGGTTAAAATAACCTCTATTTATTGA
- a CDS encoding AI-2E family transporter translates to MEGNSANTLKVPVWGIFIISMGVVLYLAKSIFIPIVLAIIVSFLLAPAVNYLRKMRIPSTIGSFLILLLFSTLMVTASNYLVDPVGVWVERLPAELTHIEDKLLIFKSSIANMRETTDKFGEIAAAGNNAPVREVVIRGPNMLFMLLDNTQSFLVSVVSFVMLLYFLLAFGDSTINSANQYWGSKESSATVIRIVQAAQQQVGHYLLLITAINIGLGVLVALAMWALGMPNPIVWGASATVLNYIPYVGAAINLVIITLVSLLTFNHFGQILLPPLALVLLNLLEEFVLPLFVGKLFTIDPILIFLFILFLGWLWGMAGIFMAVPLLMIMKIVFDQTHQARDPA, encoded by the coding sequence ATGGAAGGCAATTCGGCCAATACATTGAAAGTTCCCGTATGGGGTATTTTCATCATCAGCATGGGGGTGGTTCTCTACCTTGCCAAATCCATTTTTATTCCGATTGTACTGGCAATCATTGTCTCATTCTTATTGGCTCCTGCGGTCAATTACCTGAGAAAAATGCGTATTCCCAGCACGATTGGCAGTTTTCTGATATTGCTATTGTTCTCCACCTTGATGGTCACGGCATCCAATTATCTTGTCGACCCTGTTGGTGTTTGGGTAGAGCGTTTACCTGCTGAACTGACACATATTGAAGATAAATTGCTCATATTCAAAAGCTCTATTGCCAATATGCGCGAGACGACGGATAAATTCGGGGAAATAGCGGCTGCCGGGAATAATGCCCCGGTACGTGAAGTCGTGATACGTGGGCCAAATATGTTGTTCATGCTGCTGGACAATACCCAATCCTTTTTGGTGTCGGTCGTCTCTTTTGTGATGTTGCTGTACTTCCTGTTGGCCTTTGGTGATTCAACCATCAACAGCGCCAACCAGTATTGGGGCAGCAAGGAATCCAGTGCAACGGTCATCCGCATTGTTCAGGCAGCCCAACAGCAGGTTGGTCACTACCTGTTGCTGATTACTGCCATCAATATCGGCCTTGGCGTACTGGTAGCCCTTGCCATGTGGGCATTGGGTATGCCTAACCCGATTGTTTGGGGAGCCTCCGCCACCGTCCTCAATTACATCCCCTATGTTGGAGCGGCCATTAACCTCGTGATCATCACGCTGGTTTCCTTGCTGACATTCAATCATTTTGGCCAGATATTACTGCCACCCCTAGCCTTGGTGCTGCTGAACCTGCTGGAAGAGTTTGTATTGCCCTTGTTCGTGGGCAAGCTGTTTACCATCGACCCCATCCTGATTTTTCTGTTTATCCTGTTCTTGGGATGGTTATGGGGCATGGCCGGTATTTTCATGGCTGTACCGCTATTGATGATCATGAAAATCGTCTTTGACCAAACCCACCAAGCAAGAGATCCCGCATGA
- a CDS encoding DUF883 family protein, whose product MPHHKITATEIDFREEFDALRTQVNDLLQSLKSKSEKTADTLVENIESKAEHYQDQAEQKLHDVYEAGNAGLHDVSEHVRKNPVASMLIAFGVGYALFKVLGQGK is encoded by the coding sequence ATGCCACACCACAAAATAACAGCGACGGAAATTGACTTCCGAGAGGAATTTGACGCACTACGCACCCAAGTAAATGACCTGTTACAGTCCCTGAAAAGCAAGTCCGAAAAAACCGCCGACACCTTGGTTGAAAATATCGAAAGCAAAGCCGAGCATTATCAGGATCAAGCCGAACAAAAGCTGCATGACGTGTACGAAGCTGGTAATGCTGGCTTGCATGATGTAAGTGAGCATGTCCGTAAAAACCCGGTTGCCAGTATGTTGATTGCCTTCGGCGTTGGTTATGCCCTTTTTAAGGTTTTAGGGCAAGGCAAATAA
- a CDS encoding lmo0937 family membrane protein, with the protein MSGEVRIRMLETIAIILIVLWLLGFVTSYTMGGLIHILLVIAIVVILVRVIQGRRL; encoded by the coding sequence ATGTCTGGCGAAGTGAGAATTCGTATGCTCGAAACGATTGCAATCATTTTAATTGTCCTTTGGCTGTTGGGGTTTGTGACCTCATACACCATGGGTGGACTCATTCATATTCTATTGGTTATCGCCATCGTGGTTATTCTGGTGCGTGTTATTCAAGGCAGACGCTTATAA
- a CDS encoding nucleotide pyrophosphohydrolase, which yields MLPKDLVDELMQFRAERDWQQFHTPRNLAISLSLEAGEVLELFQWEDRQGEALESVMPRLRDEVADVAVYLTYLCTDLGIDLEAAIREKMLKNRAKYPVALSKGSAKKYTEL from the coding sequence ATGTTACCGAAAGACCTTGTGGACGAACTCATGCAGTTCCGCGCCGAACGCGACTGGCAGCAATTTCACACCCCACGCAACCTTGCCATTTCGCTTTCCTTGGAGGCGGGCGAAGTGCTGGAGCTGTTCCAGTGGGAAGACCGGCAAGGCGAAGCGCTGGAAAGCGTCATGCCGCGTCTGCGCGATGAAGTGGCCGATGTGGCGGTATACCTCACCTATCTGTGTACTGACCTTGGTATTGATCTGGAAGCCGCCATCCGCGAGAAAATGCTGAAAAACCGGGCGAAGTATCCAGTAGCTTTGTCCAAAGGATCAGCGAAGAAATACACTGAATTGTGA